The DNA sequence GGGATGCCGCCGGAGAGCCCCCGATCTCCGAACGGATCCCCGGCCGGAGCGCCAGCGGAGAGCCGGGGCCTACTCTCCTCGCAACCTGCCGCGAGGCCCTGTTTTCTCGCGTGATCTTGACGCGGCCGTGAGGCGAGTAGGTCCCGGATCGGCGGCCCGGCGGGCCTTGTCCGGGATTGCGGTTGGGGGGTGGAAAGGGGCGGGGGATGCCGCCGGAGAGCCCCCGATCTCCGAACGGATCCCCGGCCGGAGCGCCAGCGGAGAGCCGGGGCCTACTCTCATGGCTACTTACCGCAGTGCCCCAAATTCACGCGTGATCTTGATGCCGTTGCGACGCGAGTAGGTCCCGGATCGGCGGCCCTTCGGGCCTTGTCCGGGATTGCGGTTTCGAGTGGGGGATGGCGGCGGATCGCCCTCAACCTCCGCCTCCGTCAGCCCAGGCTCTTGCCGTGGGTTTCGAGGCTGGCGGCAAGGGGGGTGGTGCCGGCGCCGGGCTGTTCGGGGCGGACATAGCGGCCGTCGACCACCCGGATCGGCTCGGCGAAATGGTCCTTGATCCAGGGGATGTATTCCAGGATCGAGGAGGCCGGGTGCCAGAAGCTCAGATGGACATGGACCTGACTCATCTCGCCGGCATGCGGGGCGACCGGCAGCCGGTGCGCGAGAGCGAGGTCGGCGACCTCGATATATTCCGTGATGCCGCCGAGCCGGGTCACGTCGGGCTGGACGAAATGCACCGCCCCGGCATCGAGGAAGCTGCGGAAGGCGTCGAGCGTGTAGAGCTGTTCGCCGAGGGCGACGGGGATGCGGCTGGAACGGGCGAGCGCGGCATGCGAGGCCACGTCGTCGTACCAGAGTGGTTCCTCGAACCATAGGATGTCGAGCGGTTCGGCGGCGCGGGCGAAGCGCAGCGCGGTCGGCAGGTCCCACTTGCCGTTGCCGTCGATGGCCATGGTCACGTCGGGGCCGATGGCGCGGCGCACGGCCTCCAGCCGGCGCACGTCGCGCATCGGATTGTCGTGGCCGACCTTGACCTTGATGCGCCGGAAGCCCTCCTCCTCGACGGCCTTCCGGCAGAGATCGACCAGGAGATCGTCGCCGAAGGAGAGCCAGCCGATATCCGTATTGTAGGCGTCGAGATGCTCGCGGGTCGCCCCGCCGAGATGGCGCCAGAGCGGCAGGTCGGCGCGCTTGGCGGCCAGATCCCAGAGCGCGATGTCGACGGCCGCCACCGCCAGATGGGTGATGCCGGCGCGACCGACCCATTGGGTCGCCGGATTGCGGGCGAGCTTCTTCCAGAGCCGGCGATGGTCGCGCGCATCCTCGCCGAGCAGCAGCGGGGCGTAGCAGTCGCGGATGCAGGCGGTGATCAGGCGGTCGGAGGCAAGATGGGCGTGGGTGCCGGTGAAGCCCCAGCCCTCCAGGCCGTCCTCGGTGCGGATGCGCGTCCCGACCACGCCCCAATGGGTGATCGAATGGGTCGAGTCCGCGATCGACGACGCCGTCAGCGGCAGGTGCATGATGAAGGGATCGACGGCGGTGATCTTCATGGCGGGGACGCGCTCCATTCTTCCGGAGAGAAACATCGGCCGCAGGGCTTGGCAATAAAAAATTTTCTGTTTTTTATTTTAATAGGCAAAACGAGGAGACCGCCGTGAGCCTGAGCAGAGCCACCCTTGCAGATCGGGCCTATGCGGAACTGCGCGACCGGATCCTGTCCGGCCGCCTCGGCGGCGGACGCCGACTGCTGCCGGAGGAACTGGCGGGCGACCTGGACATCAGCCCGACGCCGATCAAGGAGGCGCTGATCCGGCTGGAGGCCGATGGGCTGGTCGAAAGCCCCTTGCGCAAGGGCGCTTTCGTGCGCCGTTTCACGGCGCGGGTGGTCGAGGAACTGTGCGAGGCGCGCATGATGATCGAGCCGCCCTCGCTGCTGAACGCCTTCGTGTCGGGCGGCATCACGGCCGAACTGGTCGCCAGCCTGCGGCGCAATCTCGCTCTCCATGCGCGCCACGCGGAGGGGGGCACGCTGGACGACCTGCAGATGGCGCTGGCACTCGACCGCGAATTCCACGAGATGATCGTCGCGGCGGCCGACAACGAGACCGTCAGCGCCTGGCACGCGAAGCTGCTCTGTCAGACCCATACGGTGCTGGTCTGCCGGAACGATTCCTATGGAAGCGCGATCGGGGAACATGCGGCCATCGTGGACGCAATTGCCGAGGGCCGCCCCCAGGAGGCTGCCGAGGCCTTGCACCGGCATCTGCACGAGGCGATGGCCAACATGCTGCGCGCGGTCCGCCTCTACGAGGACCGCTCGACAAGCCGCGGGTGAAACGAGCGGGCGCGCCCGCGCAGGTGGGACGAGCCGTATCCGGCATTCCCAAGCATGTATCCGGGGCTTTAGGGTCGAGGCCGTCCGAAACCATCGTGGGGCCGCCATGCCGCTTCCCTTCCGGCAGACCTTCGCCCGCACGCTCGATATCCTCGTCGCCGCGACCCGGCCGGGCGAGACGGTCGAGGCCTGGACCTTCGACGACGCGGCAGCGCGGCGGGCGGCGGAACGGCGGGTCGCCGCAGCCGGCGGCCATGCCACATTCCGCAGCGCCTACAAGCCGCTCGTCACCTTCTTTCGCGAAGAACTCGAACTCACCGATTGCCGGAGCGTGACCGTGCGCTATCCGGTCCACCCGGCCGCGCCCGCGACCCGCTTCCGGCTCGAGGCCTATCCGCTCGCCGCGCTGCTGGCGCCGGTCCCCCTGTACCTGGAGCCGCTGCCCGCCGGCGAGGACCTGCACTACCGGGTCGAGATCGAGCGGGCTGCCGGCATCGAGCATCATCGCGTGTTCGCCCCCAACCATCTCCGGACCGATCATCTCGGCGCCGAATGCCTGACGCCGACCGGCTGGGCGCGGCGGATACGGGCAGCGGAGGGGGCCCTGGATGGGAATGGCGCGGGCCTCGCGGACGGGCAGGACGCACGGCTCGAGACCGACTACGAGGCCCTGTTCGGGGCGGCGCTGGCGGCCGTCGCCGACCATCCCTGGCCGGAGACCGAGCCCCATTACGAGGAACTGCTCCTGCGCGTCCGCATCCCTGCCGCCGACGAACCGCTCGGCGTCGGCCACGAGACCCTGAGCCTCGCCGAGGCGATGCACGAGGAGCTCTATTTCTCGATCCTGGAAGGGTTCGGCGCCCGCTCCGGACGCCCGCCCGGCGACCGGCGGCTGCGCCCGGGCCAGATCGTGCCGGAGGTCGCGGTCGGCGCCGGCCCGCCGGAGATCGAGATCGCACTCCGGCCCTTCGCCGTCGACGAAGCCGAGGCGCCGGGCCGTTTCGACGAGGCCGACGACGGCCCGCCGTCGCCCGTGACCATCGCCGCCGAACTCGACCGGCTCGGCGGTGTCGCCTTCCAGGTCCGCAGTCGCGCGGGGCGCCCGGTCTGGGCGCGCCATTTCGCCGGGTCGGATGCGGCCGTGATGATCTCCGCCGCCCAGCATGCCAACGAGACCACCGGCATCGCCGGCGCGCTCGCCGCGGCGGGCGCGATGGAGCCTTGGCCGGGCCGGCATTTCACGCTCTGCCCTTTGGAGAATCCCGACGGCCACGCGCTGCACCGGCGCCTCTGCGGCGAGCATCCCGCCCACATGCACCATGCCGCCCGCTACACCGCACTCGGCGACGATCTCGAATATCGCGAGGCCGGGCCGGACGGCACCGGTCTCTACGAGAAGGCGATCCGCCACGAGGCGGTCCGGCGTTCCGGCGCGCGGCTGCACGTCAATCTGCACGGCTACCCGGCGCATGAATGGACCCGGCCGCTGACCGGCTACATTCCGCGCAACTTCGCGCTCTGGACCATCCCGAAGGGCTTTTTCCTGATCCTGCGCCATCACGCCGGATGGGCGGCGGCGGCCGAGGCGCTGCTCGACCGGGTCACGCGGGACCTTGCCGAGTTCGACGGACTCGTCGCCTGGATTGAGGCGCAGCGGCGGCAGTTTGAGACCTATGCTGGCGCCGTCGAGGTCCGGATGGTCAACGGCCTGCCGTGCCACGTCTCCGCCGACGATCGCGGCGTGGTGCCGGTGACGTTGATCACCGAGTATCCCGACGAGACCATCCGTGGCGATGCCTATCGCCGCGGCGTCGCGGTGCAGAAGGCGACGGTGCTGGCCGCCTACCGGGCCTGGCAGGCGGTCGCCCGTGCCGGTCTGGCGCCCGGGGGCGGTTAGCTCCCGGGGTCGGATGACGCAAGGGCTCAGAGCCGCTCGATCGCCAGTGCGATGCCCTGGCCGCCGCCGATGCACATGGTGATCAGTGCCCGCCGGCCGCCGGTGCGCTTTAGATGCGAGATGGCCTTCACGGTCAGGATGGCGCCGGTGGCGCCGACCGGGTGACCGAGCGCGATGGCGCCGCCGTCCGGGTTGGTCTTGGCGGGATCGAAGCCGAGATCGCGGGCGACGGCCAGCGCCTGCGCGGCAAAGGCCTCGTTCGATTCGACCAGATCGAAATCCTCGATGGTGAGGCCGGTCCGCGCGAGCAGGCTGCGCACCGCCGGCACCGGGCCGATGCCCATCAGGCCCGGTTCGACGCCGGCATGGGCGTAGCCGATGATGCGGGCCAGTGGGGTCAGCCCAGCGGCGGCCGCGCGGCGCTCGGAGGTCAGCACGACGGCCGCCGCGCCGTCATTGATGCCGGAGGCGTTGCCGGCCGTGACCGTGCCACCCTTCCGGAAGACGGTCGGCAGCTTGGCGAGGCTTTCGACGGTCGTGTCGGGCTTTGGATATTCGTCGACCGCAAACGAGACCGTGGTGCGGCCCTTCTGCACCTCGACGGCGAGGATCTGGTCGGCGAAGCGGCCGTCGGCGAGCGAGGCCGTCGCGCGGCGCTGGCTT is a window from the Prosthecodimorpha staleyi genome containing:
- the bktB gene encoding beta-ketothiolase BktB, whose protein sequence is MTEQVVIVGAARTAIGSFGGSLSGETPAGLGAKVAAEALRRATVEAEQVGHVVFGNVIPTGPQDAYLARVAGIDAGIPKSTPAMTLNRLCGSGVQAIVSAAQSIMLGDVEVAVAGGAEVMSRAPHYLNSGRFGQRLGDTTLADGLTGVLTDPFGSGIMGITAENVAEKWGISRAEQDAFAAESQRRATASLADGRFADQILAVEVQKGRTTVSFAVDEYPKPDTTVESLAKLPTVFRKGGTVTAGNASGINDGAAAVVLTSERRAAAAGLTPLARIIGYAHAGVEPGLMGIGPVPAVRSLLARTGLTIEDFDLVESNEAFAAQALAVARDLGFDPAKTNPDGGAIALGHPVGATGAILTVKAISHLKRTGGRRALITMCIGGGQGIALAIERL
- a CDS encoding mandelate racemase/muconate lactonizing enzyme family protein; the protein is MKITAVDPFIMHLPLTASSIADSTHSITHWGVVGTRIRTEDGLEGWGFTGTHAHLASDRLITACIRDCYAPLLLGEDARDHRRLWKKLARNPATQWVGRAGITHLAVAAVDIALWDLAAKRADLPLWRHLGGATREHLDAYNTDIGWLSFGDDLLVDLCRKAVEEEGFRRIKVKVGHDNPMRDVRRLEAVRRAIGPDVTMAIDGNGKWDLPTALRFARAAEPLDILWFEEPLWYDDVASHAALARSSRIPVALGEQLYTLDAFRSFLDAGAVHFVQPDVTRLGGITEYIEVADLALAHRLPVAPHAGEMSQVHVHLSFWHPASSILEYIPWIKDHFAEPIRVVDGRYVRPEQPGAGTTPLAASLETHGKSLG
- a CDS encoding GntR family transcriptional regulator, whose translation is MSLSRATLADRAYAELRDRILSGRLGGGRRLLPEELAGDLDISPTPIKEALIRLEADGLVESPLRKGAFVRRFTARVVEELCEARMMIEPPSLLNAFVSGGITAELVASLRRNLALHARHAEGGTLDDLQMALALDREFHEMIVAAADNETVSAWHAKLLCQTHTVLVCRNDSYGSAIGEHAAIVDAIAEGRPQEAAEALHRHLHEAMANMLRAVRLYEDRSTSRG
- a CDS encoding peptidase M14 → MPLPFRQTFARTLDILVAATRPGETVEAWTFDDAAARRAAERRVAAAGGHATFRSAYKPLVTFFREELELTDCRSVTVRYPVHPAAPATRFRLEAYPLAALLAPVPLYLEPLPAGEDLHYRVEIERAAGIEHHRVFAPNHLRTDHLGAECLTPTGWARRIRAAEGALDGNGAGLADGQDARLETDYEALFGAALAAVADHPWPETEPHYEELLLRVRIPAADEPLGVGHETLSLAEAMHEELYFSILEGFGARSGRPPGDRRLRPGQIVPEVAVGAGPPEIEIALRPFAVDEAEAPGRFDEADDGPPSPVTIAAELDRLGGVAFQVRSRAGRPVWARHFAGSDAAVMISAAQHANETTGIAGALAAAGAMEPWPGRHFTLCPLENPDGHALHRRLCGEHPAHMHHAARYTALGDDLEYREAGPDGTGLYEKAIRHEAVRRSGARLHVNLHGYPAHEWTRPLTGYIPRNFALWTIPKGFFLILRHHAGWAAAAEALLDRVTRDLAEFDGLVAWIEAQRRQFETYAGAVEVRMVNGLPCHVSADDRGVVPVTLITEYPDETIRGDAYRRGVAVQKATVLAAYRAWQAVARAGLAPGGG